A DNA window from Tenuifilaceae bacterium CYCD contains the following coding sequences:
- a CDS encoding NADH:ubiquinone oxidoreductase: MNINIEVNNRQIQARKGETILSALNRNGIKVPTLCNMKDLSPTGACRLCVVEVDGRENLVTSCSQQVEESMKIKTHSPRVVRARKTLIELLLSNHPDDCLYCERNEDCELQALAAELHIRERKVQRKSLSQKLDLSSPSIVRDPAKCILCGRCVRVCDEVQSVSTFEFVKRGCNTYVGTTMSRDLNFSSCIGCGQCVLACPTSALNERSNIDEVIDSLNNPNLIPIVQFAPSIPVSLAEEFGMKIGKDLNGVLNAALKKIGFKYVFDTSVSADIAIIELAKELLARSECNENLPIVSACCPAWVKFMEQFYPDQLNLLSTAKSPQQIMGSLIKTYFASQKGINPSSIHSVAVMPCLAKKFEAQREEMTSKGVSDVDTVLSTRELSRLIKLHGVDIQNIDSQMPDAPFNVRSSSGKLFGVAGGTAEGLMRTIYSMVTGKDLQNFKVSDFRSTSSIREVKFSAGEKEFTFIVISGLKDIHRFMDELIAGNVKADYIEVMACPGGCINGGGQPFVFDEKDVRARAKTIYEIDEIDVLRCAHKNPQVQEIYSSYLGEPGSDLAKRLLHTTFVKRDVLL; the protein is encoded by the coding sequence ATGAACATAAATATTGAGGTAAATAATCGTCAGATTCAAGCTCGAAAAGGCGAAACTATTCTTTCGGCTCTTAATAGAAATGGCATAAAGGTTCCTACACTGTGTAATATGAAGGATCTTTCGCCTACCGGCGCATGTCGTTTATGCGTGGTTGAGGTCGATGGCCGTGAGAATTTAGTGACATCGTGTTCTCAGCAGGTTGAGGAATCAATGAAGATTAAAACCCATTCACCTAGAGTTGTTCGTGCTCGCAAAACATTGATTGAACTATTGCTGTCTAACCATCCCGATGATTGCTTGTATTGCGAAAGGAATGAGGACTGCGAATTACAGGCATTGGCCGCAGAACTTCATATTCGTGAGCGAAAGGTTCAGCGTAAGAGTTTAAGTCAAAAGTTAGATTTGTCGAGCCCTAGTATTGTAAGGGATCCAGCTAAATGTATACTTTGTGGACGGTGTGTTAGGGTATGCGATGAGGTTCAATCCGTTTCAACTTTTGAGTTTGTGAAACGGGGATGCAATACTTATGTGGGAACTACAATGTCGCGCGATTTGAACTTTTCTAGTTGTATAGGATGTGGTCAATGTGTTTTGGCTTGCCCTACCAGCGCGCTCAACGAACGATCTAATATTGATGAGGTAATAGATTCTTTGAATAATCCTAACTTAATACCTATAGTTCAGTTTGCCCCTTCAATTCCAGTATCGTTGGCCGAGGAGTTTGGAATGAAAATTGGCAAAGATTTGAATGGAGTGCTTAATGCAGCACTTAAAAAGATAGGTTTTAAGTATGTTTTCGATACCTCGGTTTCTGCCGATATCGCAATAATTGAGTTGGCCAAAGAGCTCCTTGCACGATCCGAATGCAATGAGAATTTACCCATAGTATCGGCATGCTGTCCTGCTTGGGTTAAATTTATGGAGCAGTTTTACCCCGATCAGTTAAATTTGCTCTCAACGGCAAAATCACCACAGCAAATAATGGGATCCCTGATAAAGACATATTTTGCGTCACAAAAGGGGATCAATCCTTCGAGTATTCACTCTGTTGCTGTTATGCCATGTTTGGCAAAGAAGTTTGAGGCGCAGCGAGAAGAAATGACCAGTAAGGGTGTTTCTGATGTTGATACGGTTTTATCTACACGCGAATTGTCACGATTGATAAAGTTACACGGAGTTGATATTCAAAATATTGATTCACAAATGCCTGATGCTCCATTCAATGTTAGAAGTTCATCCGGAAAACTTTTTGGGGTTGCTGGTGGAACTGCCGAAGGCTTAATGCGTACTATTTACAGCATGGTCACGGGAAAGGATCTGCAAAACTTTAAGGTATCTGATTTTAGGTCTACTAGTAGTATTCGTGAGGTAAAATTCAGTGCAGGCGAAAAGGAGTTCACCTTTATTGTGATCAGTGGGCTGAAAGATATCCATCGATTTATGGATGAGCTAATTGCAGGTAATGTTAAGGCCGACTATATTGAAGTGATGGCTTGCCCTGGAGGATGCATAAATGGAGGAGGACAACCTTTTGTGTTTGATGAAAAGGATGTACGAGCACGGGCCAAAACTATTTACGAGATTGACGAAATAGATGTCCTTAGATGTGCCCATAAAAATCCACAGGTTCAGGAGATATACTCATCATATTTGGGTGAACCAGGAAGTGATTTGGCCAAGCGATTATTACATACAACCTTTGTTAAGCGTGATGTTTTACTATAA
- a CDS encoding hybrid sensor histidine kinase/response regulator, which produces MEVIDVLVVDDEPGIRSGISRILRNFTVTYPFLEDDIGFNTIEAASGEEAIEIIKTQPPAIVLLDNKLPGIQGIEVLEFINANQPNILVMMITSYASLELAVKATNIGAYDFVPKPFTPQELKASMENIAKHFFLRRMTRKLHKEGKQVRFQFLTVLSHELKSPLNAIEGYLRMMQEKQVGDKIDDYIEPIDRSLSRIQAMRNLIMDLLDLTHIESGKRKRDLRELDLVLVAKSALDTMTPMAIQRDIKLDLIADESQPIYADSDDIEILLNNLISNAVKYNVNGGWVKCEVGYTDSHIFCKVSDSGIGIQAEDIPKLFHEFSRIKNPLSKNVSGSGLGLSIVKKVLELYGAEINVESTPGKGSTFTLLFPLANSGNANDGI; this is translated from the coding sequence ATGGAAGTGATTGATGTGCTTGTGGTTGACGATGAACCCGGAATTCGTTCTGGGATTAGTCGTATTCTCCGGAACTTTACGGTTACGTATCCTTTTCTGGAGGATGATATTGGTTTTAATACAATCGAGGCTGCATCCGGCGAGGAAGCCATCGAAATTATTAAAACCCAGCCACCTGCGATTGTACTTCTCGATAATAAATTGCCCGGTATTCAGGGAATAGAGGTGCTTGAATTTATCAATGCAAATCAACCCAATATTTTGGTAATGATGATTACCTCGTATGCTTCGCTTGAGTTGGCGGTGAAGGCAACTAATATTGGGGCATACGATTTTGTACCTAAGCCCTTTACTCCACAGGAACTTAAAGCGTCAATGGAAAATATAGCCAAGCATTTTTTCCTTAGACGGATGACGCGTAAGCTGCATAAAGAGGGTAAGCAAGTACGTTTTCAATTTTTAACGGTGCTATCGCACGAGTTAAAATCACCATTAAATGCAATAGAGGGATACTTACGCATGATGCAGGAAAAACAGGTGGGCGATAAGATTGATGATTATATTGAACCCATCGATCGCTCTTTGTCGCGGATTCAGGCCATGCGTAATCTGATAATGGATTTGCTGGATTTAACCCATATTGAGTCGGGTAAACGCAAAAGAGACCTTCGGGAACTAGATCTTGTGCTTGTAGCAAAGTCTGCATTGGACACAATGACTCCGATGGCCATTCAGCGTGATATTAAATTGGATTTAATTGCTGATGAATCACAACCCATATATGCCGATTCCGATGATATAGAGATTTTGCTCAACAATCTTATTTCCAATGCTGTTAAGTATAATGTGAATGGAGGATGGGTGAAGTGCGAGGTTGGGTATACCGATAGTCATATTTTCTGCAAGGTTTCCGATTCTGGCATAGGAATCCAAGCCGAAGATATACCCAAACTATTCCATGAGTTTAGTAGGATTAAAAATCCACTCAGCAAAAACGTGAGCGGGAGTGGATTGGGATTATCAATAGTTAAAAAAGTTTTGGAACTTTACGGAGCTGAAATTAATGTTGAAAGTACACCGGGGAAAGGATCAACATTTACATTACTATTTCCACTCGCGAACTCAGGAAATGCTAACGATGGGATATAG
- the rex_2 gene encoding redox-sensing transcriptional repressor Rex gives MKLPEKTVERLSEYRRTLYNCLAKGKTHIYSHELAGLHNITAVQVRRDLMLIGYSSLKKKGYDAQELINVIGTLIDHEVSLNVAVVGMGNLGRAITSYFNGKRPKLNIVAAFDVDANKVNRVVAGVNCFHMKDLSDVIKRNNISIAIIAAPPDSAASVAEVLVNTGIKGILNFTTVPLNVPSTVFLEEYDMITSMEKVAYFVKLSESV, from the coding sequence ATGAAGTTACCCGAAAAAACTGTTGAAAGACTTAGCGAATACCGTAGGACACTGTACAATTGCCTCGCAAAAGGAAAAACACACATATATTCACACGAACTTGCAGGTTTGCATAATATTACAGCGGTTCAGGTTCGCCGTGATTTGATGCTTATAGGCTATTCTAGCCTAAAAAAGAAAGGGTATGATGCTCAGGAATTAATTAATGTTATAGGAACGTTAATTGATCATGAGGTGAGTTTAAATGTTGCTGTGGTTGGCATGGGGAATCTAGGTCGTGCTATAACTTCCTATTTTAATGGAAAACGACCAAAGTTAAACATTGTCGCAGCATTCGATGTTGATGCAAACAAGGTGAATAGGGTAGTAGCTGGTGTGAACTGTTTTCACATGAAGGATCTCAGTGATGTGATAAAACGAAATAATATTTCTATCGCTATAATTGCGGCTCCACCCGATTCTGCCGCTAGCGTTGCTGAGGTGTTAGTTAATACTGGAATAAAAGGGATTCTAAATTTCACCACCGTGCCATTGAATGTTCCATCAACCGTTTTTTTGGAGGAGTACGATATGATTACTTCTATGGAAAAAGTTGCTTATTTTGTAAAACTAAGCGAATCGGTATAG
- the ribF_2 gene encoding riboflavin biosynthesis protein, with product MKVHYGFEDIESIKNPVVTTGSFDGVHIGHKTIINRINEIARNVDGESVIITFYPHPRKVLYPETEGRKLMFILSQREKIELLSKAGVDHLIVVKFTLEFSKVSSLDFIKRYLVEKLHAKYIVVGFNHHFGHNREGDYDELKQLSLLYGFDVEEIPEQDIQQETVSSTTIRKSLLEGRIQRANAYLDHQYIIIGALGKGTHFFEQVEFPTLTVQIEELGKLIPPEGVYAVTLEWNSASYRAMVIVWSEKANSDEFEVSKRNVEIHILDFDKKFYNQDAKLYFHKRIAEEVDICNLQRLKYQLLEAVKSVDELIF from the coding sequence ATGAAAGTTCATTATGGTTTCGAGGATATAGAATCTATCAAAAACCCGGTAGTTACCACTGGATCTTTTGATGGTGTACATATTGGGCATAAAACAATCATCAATCGAATTAACGAGATTGCTCGGAACGTAGATGGGGAATCCGTTATCATTACGTTTTACCCGCACCCTCGGAAAGTTCTTTACCCGGAAACCGAGGGGCGAAAACTGATGTTTATCCTCTCTCAGCGCGAGAAAATAGAATTGCTTAGCAAGGCAGGTGTCGATCATTTGATCGTTGTGAAATTCACGTTAGAATTTTCAAAAGTATCATCGTTGGATTTTATCAAGAGATATTTGGTTGAAAAACTTCATGCAAAGTATATTGTTGTTGGATTTAATCACCATTTTGGACACAATCGTGAGGGTGATTACGACGAGTTGAAACAGCTAAGTTTGCTGTATGGCTTTGATGTAGAGGAAATCCCTGAACAGGATATTCAGCAGGAAACCGTTAGTTCAACTACGATTCGTAAATCATTACTCGAAGGGAGGATTCAAAGGGCCAACGCCTACTTGGATCATCAATACATTATTATAGGAGCGTTGGGAAAGGGAACGCATTTCTTTGAACAGGTCGAATTTCCTACTCTAACTGTTCAAATTGAAGAGTTGGGAAAGTTGATCCCTCCCGAAGGTGTTTACGCAGTTACGTTGGAATGGAACTCGGCTTCGTACCGGGCGATGGTCATAGTATGGTCCGAAAAGGCTAACTCGGACGAGTTTGAAGTTAGCAAACGGAATGTGGAAATACATATTCTTGATTTTGATAAGAAATTTTATAATCAGGATGCGAAACTGTATTTCCATAAACGAATTGCTGAAGAGGTTGATATATGTAATTTACAGCGGTTGAAATACCAATTGCTGGAAGCCGTAAAATCGGTGGATGAGTTAATTTTTTAA
- the thiH gene encoding [FeFe] hydrogenase H-cluster radical SAM maturase HydG, producing MKFNPEKYRIPDERMKPFIDADEIWEYINNAEPTKEHVREIIAKSLEKNRLNLEEVAVLVNTTDPELVDEILQGARTLKERVYGNRIVLFAPLYIGNKCINNCKYCGFRASNKDAVRVTLSDEDIVKEVEALEDNGQKRLILVYGEHTNYSAEYIAHTVRLVYDIKKGNGEIRRVNINAAPLDTDGFKVVKDAGIGTYQIFQETYHPEAYSWYHPSGKKKDFEWRLTSLDRAQEAGLDDVGIGVLFGLYDWRFDVLALVRHTNHLEACYNVGPHTISFPRIKSAAGLDITDKYFVSDNDFVKLVAILRLAVPYTGMILTAREPVHIRRQVIQFGVSQIDGGTKLELGSYSGTRNEQQDLNKEQFQINDNRSLGEIIDELIEHNYIPSFCTACYRLGRTGEHFMEFSVPGFIKRYCTPNALLTLTEYLVDYASPEVQQKGYTLINKTLVDLNGHQNTDEIKRRIERIKVGERDLYF from the coding sequence ATGAAATTCAATCCAGAAAAGTATCGAATTCCCGATGAAAGGATGAAGCCATTCATCGATGCTGATGAGATATGGGAATACATTAACAATGCTGAACCAACCAAGGAGCATGTCAGGGAAATAATTGCAAAATCGCTCGAAAAAAATAGACTGAACCTTGAGGAAGTGGCGGTTCTTGTAAACACAACAGATCCAGAACTTGTGGATGAGATTTTGCAAGGCGCAAGAACACTTAAAGAGCGTGTTTATGGGAACAGAATAGTATTATTTGCTCCTCTTTATATTGGAAATAAGTGCATTAATAACTGTAAATACTGCGGTTTTAGAGCTTCCAATAAAGATGCTGTTCGCGTAACTTTATCCGATGAGGATATTGTTAAAGAAGTTGAGGCATTGGAGGATAATGGGCAAAAGCGATTAATATTGGTTTATGGCGAGCATACCAACTATTCGGCTGAATATATTGCTCATACTGTTCGGCTGGTATACGATATAAAGAAAGGGAATGGCGAAATTCGTAGGGTGAATATTAATGCAGCACCGCTCGATACAGATGGTTTTAAAGTTGTGAAGGATGCTGGAATTGGCACATACCAAATATTTCAGGAAACTTATCATCCCGAGGCCTACTCATGGTATCATCCTTCAGGAAAGAAGAAGGATTTTGAGTGGCGATTAACTTCGCTCGATAGAGCCCAGGAAGCAGGCCTGGATGATGTGGGAATTGGCGTATTGTTTGGGTTGTACGATTGGCGTTTTGATGTTCTAGCGCTTGTTAGACATACAAATCACCTAGAGGCATGCTACAATGTTGGGCCACATACTATATCATTTCCGCGCATAAAGTCTGCTGCGGGACTTGATATAACCGATAAATACTTTGTTTCCGACAATGATTTTGTAAAGTTAGTTGCAATACTTCGACTTGCAGTGCCTTATACAGGAATGATTCTAACTGCAAGAGAGCCCGTTCATATTCGTCGTCAGGTTATTCAGTTTGGGGTATCGCAGATTGATGGAGGAACAAAACTTGAACTTGGTTCATACTCCGGAACAAGGAATGAGCAGCAAGATCTGAATAAGGAGCAATTTCAAATAAATGATAATCGCTCGTTGGGTGAGATAATTGATGAGTTAATTGAGCATAATTATATCCCTTCGTTTTGTACGGCGTGTTACCGTTTAGGACGAACTGGTGAGCATTTTATGGAGTTTTCTGTGCCTGGTTTTATTAAAAGGTATTGTACTCCAAATGCTTTGCTCACCCTTACGGAGTACCTTGTGGATTATGCCAGTCCAGAGGTACAGCAAAAAGGTTATACGTTGATAAACAAAACACTAGTTGATTTGAATGGACATCAGAATACCGATGAGATAAAACGAAGAATTGAAAGGATAAAGGTCGGTGAGCGTGACTTATACTTCTAG
- a CDS encoding peptidase S9 translates to MAKHIAYKIGSALLLLTFATSQVQAQYFGRNKPIYKRFKFDVYQTPNFEIYHYLKNDSLLNKLSLSAEKWYDRHYQVFRDSIDKRNPILIYDNHADFQQTTAISESIGVGTGGVTEALKNRVVFPLTETWNQTNHVMGHELVHAFQYNSLITGDSTSLNSVRNLPLWMVEGMAEYLSLGTYDYQTAMWMRDAVLNDQFPTLEDMTFYPNKYFPYRWGHAYWSFIGRTFGDSLINPIFKETAKRGYNFALIKYVGLTEKSFSELWKSVYYDYFKGIMPDSVEDPSGTRILFERNAGELNISPAVSPDGRYVAFYSEKDLFSIDLYLAHATSGKIIRRLSSIVHDNEIDALNFLESAGTWSPDSRQFAFIAFSKGKNKILIVDAFDDKLVNEFSIPGVPSFNYPAWSPDGENIVVSGLVNGINDLYMINIKTRLVTQLTHDPWANIHPAWSPNGTQIVYSTDKPSPRDISNNTEVGYNIATLNISDNSIKVFEIFPSADNLNPMFSGDGHNIYFLSNSDGYRNLFKFDTKTNEMYRLTRILTGISGITPLAPAMSVAHESDEVCYSHYYNSKYSIYTADTVDFKPVKVDPYIVDFSASILPPLNRATEGLVDKNLANKSLPENLKDSLKHVGFKPKFKLDYISNIGMGVSTSAYGTGMSGGVEMLFSDITGSNMIYTGLALNGEIWDFGGQVTYLQQKKYITWGLTLSHIPYSLGQFVNNQDSINRNGTPYIRDDYYYLIRMFESSMGGACYFPLSQTQRFEVNSSISRYYYKIDVYSDYYKYNFNDNEYYYSYTDKRKGNVPPGFWLQRTNIAYVYDNSDFGIASPMRGNRIRLQADRTFGDYNYWGGLVDIRKYIFVKPVSFAMRGIYYGRFGNAVSDSLLYPLYIGYPWYVRGYDSNAFIDYDQSGNVNIDQLTGDQMAIVNFEIRLPFTGPHRLAVFKSSAFYTELAVFADAGIAWTKDYKPTLKWSPENSNQRIPFVSTGISFRINLFGMLVLEPYYAIPFQLGGFKSANWGINFLPGW, encoded by the coding sequence ATGGCTAAACATATCGCTTACAAGATTGGATCGGCATTACTATTACTAACCTTCGCAACCTCTCAAGTACAAGCACAATATTTTGGCAGAAACAAGCCCATTTACAAAAGATTTAAATTCGACGTATACCAAACGCCTAACTTCGAGATTTATCATTACCTTAAAAATGACAGTTTACTGAATAAACTATCGCTTTCTGCTGAAAAATGGTATGACCGGCATTACCAGGTTTTCAGAGATTCGATTGATAAACGGAATCCAATTCTTATATACGATAACCATGCCGATTTTCAGCAAACCACGGCAATTTCCGAATCAATTGGGGTTGGAACTGGTGGTGTTACAGAGGCTCTTAAAAACAGGGTTGTATTTCCGCTTACCGAGACCTGGAACCAAACAAATCATGTAATGGGGCATGAATTAGTTCACGCATTTCAGTACAACTCACTAATCACAGGCGATTCCACATCATTAAACTCGGTAAGGAATTTGCCCCTTTGGATGGTTGAAGGTATGGCGGAATATCTATCGTTAGGAACATATGATTATCAAACAGCCATGTGGATGAGGGATGCTGTTTTAAACGACCAATTCCCAACGTTGGAGGATATGACCTTCTACCCCAATAAATACTTTCCATACCGGTGGGGTCATGCCTATTGGTCGTTCATAGGTAGAACATTTGGCGATAGTTTGATAAATCCAATATTTAAAGAAACCGCAAAGCGAGGATACAATTTTGCGCTTATAAAGTATGTTGGGCTAACCGAAAAATCTTTCTCAGAACTATGGAAATCTGTATACTACGATTATTTTAAAGGCATAATGCCTGACAGCGTTGAAGATCCTTCGGGGACAAGAATTCTTTTCGAGCGCAATGCCGGAGAACTTAACATATCACCCGCAGTAAGCCCCGATGGACGATATGTGGCATTTTATTCCGAGAAAGATCTATTCTCCATAGATCTCTATTTGGCACATGCAACAAGCGGAAAAATAATCCGAAGGTTATCAAGCATTGTTCACGACAACGAAATTGATGCGTTGAATTTTCTTGAATCAGCAGGAACCTGGTCGCCCGATAGCCGACAATTTGCCTTTATTGCTTTTAGCAAAGGCAAAAATAAAATACTAATTGTAGATGCGTTTGATGATAAACTCGTGAATGAGTTTTCAATTCCAGGAGTTCCTTCGTTCAACTACCCAGCATGGTCGCCCGATGGAGAAAACATCGTTGTTTCTGGCCTTGTAAACGGCATTAACGATCTATACATGATCAACATAAAAACGCGGCTTGTTACCCAACTCACGCATGATCCTTGGGCCAACATTCACCCAGCATGGTCGCCCAACGGAACTCAGATTGTTTACTCAACCGATAAACCATCACCTCGTGATATTTCGAATAATACCGAAGTTGGATACAATATTGCCACTCTAAATATATCGGACAATAGCATTAAAGTATTTGAAATTTTTCCAAGTGCCGATAATTTAAACCCAATGTTCTCAGGCGATGGACATAATATCTACTTTTTATCAAATTCAGATGGTTACAGGAATCTTTTCAAGTTTGATACAAAAACCAATGAGATGTATCGCTTAACTCGAATTCTTACCGGAATATCGGGTATAACACCGTTAGCACCAGCCATGAGCGTTGCCCATGAATCCGATGAAGTTTGCTATTCGCATTACTATAATAGCAAATACTCAATTTACACTGCAGATACAGTAGATTTTAAGCCTGTAAAAGTTGATCCGTATATAGTCGATTTTAGCGCATCAATACTGCCTCCACTTAATAGAGCTACCGAAGGTTTGGTAGATAAAAACCTAGCCAACAAAAGTTTACCCGAAAATTTAAAGGACTCCTTGAAACATGTTGGTTTTAAGCCAAAATTCAAACTCGACTATATCTCCAACATTGGAATGGGCGTTAGCACTAGCGCTTATGGAACAGGCATGTCTGGTGGAGTTGAGATGCTATTCAGCGACATAACCGGCAGCAATATGATTTACACAGGCCTTGCATTGAATGGCGAAATTTGGGACTTTGGCGGTCAAGTAACGTACTTGCAGCAAAAAAAATATATCACTTGGGGCTTAACACTATCTCACATACCTTATTCTCTTGGTCAATTTGTTAATAATCAAGATTCAATTAATAGAAATGGAACTCCTTATATTCGAGACGACTACTATTATTTAATTAGGATGTTTGAATCCTCAATGGGAGGAGCATGCTACTTTCCACTATCCCAAACACAAAGGTTTGAAGTTAATTCATCAATTTCACGCTATTATTACAAAATTGACGTTTACTCCGATTATTACAAGTATAATTTTAATGATAACGAATATTACTACTCCTATACAGACAAGAGAAAAGGAAATGTCCCCCCTGGTTTTTGGCTACAACGTACGAACATCGCTTATGTTTATGACAATTCTGATTTTGGAATTGCATCACCCATGCGTGGAAATAGAATTAGATTACAAGCCGATAGAACATTCGGAGACTACAACTACTGGGGTGGATTAGTTGATATTAGAAAATATATTTTTGTGAAACCCGTAAGTTTCGCCATGCGCGGAATATACTATGGACGATTTGGAAATGCGGTTTCCGACAGCCTACTCTATCCTCTCTACATCGGATATCCATGGTACGTTCGGGGTTACGATAGCAATGCTTTTATTGATTACGATCAAAGCGGGAACGTAAATATTGACCAACTGACAGGTGATCAAATGGCCATAGTAAATTTTGAAATTCGTTTACCATTCACAGGCCCTCATAGATTAGCTGTATTTAAATCTAGCGCATTCTATACCGAGTTGGCGGTATTTGCCGATGCAGGTATTGCCTGGACAAAAGATTATAAGCCAACATTAAAATGGTCTCCCGAAAATTCGAATCAACGAATCCCATTTGTAAGCACAGGCATAAGTTTTAGAATAAATCTGTTCGGGATGCTTGTACTGGAACCATACTATGCCATTCCGTTCCAGCTCGGAGGATTTAAATCGGCAAATTGGGGCATTAATTTCTTGCCCGGCTGGTAA
- a CDS encoding membrane protein, with protein MEKIENSPKINPTRVIIGVLLIALAGLILIDNFNFYCIPWNHYIFTWQTLLIVIGLILVAKHESKTFGLSLIAVGAFFLIAKYYDFPVSFRRLFWPAILLVLGFSLIFSRHGKYKNKSFNKFESKDDYIDDLSVFGGSEQRINSQNFQGGRITNVFGGSTIDLSEAKLAPGVNYIEILCIFGGSKLLIPSDWKVKIDVVSIFGGISDKRKLSAQSDTQSSPELVIKGLVLFGGADIKSF; from the coding sequence ATGGAAAAAATTGAAAACTCTCCTAAGATTAATCCAACAAGAGTGATTATTGGGGTACTGTTAATTGCCCTGGCTGGGCTAATATTAATTGACAACTTCAACTTTTACTGTATTCCATGGAACCATTACATTTTCACGTGGCAAACACTGCTTATTGTAATTGGACTTATTCTTGTTGCCAAACATGAATCTAAAACTTTTGGTTTATCGCTTATTGCAGTTGGTGCATTCTTTCTTATTGCAAAGTATTACGACTTTCCGGTTAGTTTCCGACGCCTATTTTGGCCAGCAATTTTACTTGTACTTGGATTTTCGCTGATATTCAGCAGGCATGGTAAATATAAAAATAAATCATTCAATAAATTCGAAAGTAAAGACGATTACATTGATGACCTATCGGTATTCGGAGGATCGGAACAACGAATCAACTCTCAAAACTTCCAAGGAGGCAGAATTACTAATGTTTTTGGAGGATCTACAATTGATTTGTCCGAGGCCAAGTTAGCGCCAGGAGTCAATTACATTGAAATACTATGCATATTTGGAGGATCAAAATTGTTGATTCCATCGGATTGGAAAGTAAAAATTGATGTTGTTTCAATATTTGGAGGCATATCCGATAAACGAAAGCTAAGTGCACAAAGCGACACCCAATCATCACCCGAACTAGTTATTAAAGGACTAGTACTTTTCGGAGGCGCCGATATTAAAAGTTTCTAA
- a CDS encoding [FeFe] hydrogenase H-cluster radical SAM maturase HydE, protein MNNISKLLNKENLNKHDLVELLNVTGDDKTLLFTKAAEVKEKYIGRKVYFRGLIEMSNICSKNCFYCGIRAGNSNVNRYNLTDNEVVEAAKFAWENKYGSIAIQTGEVNTKEFVEKIENLLDKINQATNNELGITLSLGEQTEETYRKWFNKGGIRYLLRIESSSRDLYYKLHPNDRHHIYDERIECLKSLRRVGYQVGSGVMIGLPFQTLEHLAEDLLWLKSMDIDMVGMGPYVEHPDTPLYQYKDILLPIKERFDLALKMTALLRIIMKDINIAAPTALQAIDPLGREKAIKVGANIVMPNITPGVYRNDYKLYENKPCTDDAADDCKNCLEARIQLTGDEIAYGEHGNSKHFYTRK, encoded by the coding sequence ATGAACAATATATCGAAACTACTAAACAAGGAAAATCTTAACAAGCATGATCTTGTAGAACTATTAAACGTAACAGGTGATGACAAAACTTTACTTTTCACAAAAGCCGCAGAGGTTAAGGAAAAGTATATTGGACGCAAGGTCTACTTCCGAGGCTTAATTGAAATGTCGAACATCTGTAGCAAAAACTGTTTTTACTGCGGAATAAGAGCAGGTAATAGCAATGTTAATCGCTATAATCTAACCGACAATGAGGTTGTTGAAGCCGCCAAATTTGCTTGGGAAAACAAGTATGGCAGCATAGCCATACAAACAGGAGAGGTTAACACTAAAGAATTTGTTGAAAAAATAGAAAATCTACTCGATAAAATTAACCAGGCAACAAACAATGAACTTGGTATCACACTCTCACTGGGTGAGCAAACCGAGGAAACATACCGCAAGTGGTTCAACAAGGGCGGTATAAGATACCTATTACGAATTGAAAGTTCGAGTAGAGACCTATACTATAAACTTCATCCAAACGATAGGCATCACATCTACGATGAACGAATTGAATGTCTTAAATCATTACGCAGGGTTGGCTATCAAGTAGGATCGGGGGTAATGATAGGCCTACCGTTTCAAACACTTGAACATTTAGCGGAGGACTTGCTATGGCTCAAAAGTATGGATATCGACATGGTAGGCATGGGGCCCTACGTTGAGCATCCCGACACACCATTGTATCAGTATAAAGACATACTCCTTCCTATTAAAGAACGATTTGATCTTGCACTGAAAATGACAGCGCTACTCCGAATCATAATGAAAGATATTAATATTGCAGCGCCAACTGCACTTCAAGCCATTGATCCACTTGGAAGAGAAAAAGCCATTAAGGTTGGTGCGAATATTGTAATGCCCAACATTACGCCAGGAGTTTACCGTAACGATTATAAGCTATACGAAAACAAGCCCTGCACCGACGATGCCGCCGATGATTGCAAAAACTGCCTCGAGGCCCGCATTCAACTAACAGGAGATGAAATAGCGTATGGCGAACACGGAAATTCCAAGCATTTTTATACTCGTAAATAA